One Cryomorphaceae bacterium 1068 DNA window includes the following coding sequences:
- a CDS encoding T9SS type A sorting domain-containing protein → MKKGILSVLALGATLFSTGQTYLSERLGSDTDLNVEPSFGLCLMGGAGENDQAMTWFLEKANGGDVLVIRADGIGGYNDYLFSELGVTLNSVETISFESAEAATDPYVLQRLGEAEAIWMAGGNQGTYTNYWKDTEVMDALNDLINVRGGALGGISAGMAILAEAYFPATLGSLTSEEVLEDPLDNSVLIGYNDFIDAPFLENTITETHFNDPDRIRYGRVMGFMARLKNDQSFRPKAIASNEYCAVTINDEGIARAWGEFPEFDDDYLYFLQENLGNQAGPEVMEQDVPLTWIRNEQAVKVYKVPGTVTGGNFFDLNTWETGEGGTWEDWWVDNGELFMASGDPLSLAERDGEDISIFPNPTSDFLNLPLELTVRDRYEIFDSKGQIAKSGIVNNGSRIEVANLTEGFYVIRVTNIDRVLTSRFLKIQ, encoded by the coding sequence ATGAAAAAAGGAATACTAAGTGTTCTGGCTCTTGGAGCCACATTATTTTCAACAGGTCAGACTTACCTGAGCGAACGACTCGGTAGCGATACCGATCTCAATGTTGAACCAAGCTTTGGCCTTTGCCTTATGGGTGGAGCGGGAGAAAATGACCAAGCAATGACTTGGTTTTTAGAGAAGGCAAATGGTGGTGACGTTTTGGTAATTCGCGCCGATGGAATCGGTGGGTACAATGATTACTTGTTCTCTGAACTAGGCGTGACCCTGAATTCGGTTGAGACAATTTCCTTTGAATCTGCCGAGGCGGCCACCGATCCCTACGTTTTGCAAAGACTAGGAGAGGCCGAAGCCATTTGGATGGCAGGGGGAAACCAAGGGACGTATACCAACTACTGGAAGGATACCGAGGTAATGGATGCCCTGAACGATCTCATCAATGTTCGTGGTGGAGCCCTTGGGGGTATTTCTGCGGGAATGGCCATCTTAGCGGAGGCGTACTTTCCGGCCACCTTAGGTTCATTGACATCGGAGGAGGTTTTGGAAGACCCTCTGGACAATAGCGTTTTGATCGGCTACAACGATTTTATCGATGCCCCTTTCTTGGAAAACACCATTACCGAAACCCACTTTAACGATCCAGATAGGATTCGGTATGGCCGCGTAATGGGCTTTATGGCTCGGCTGAAAAACGATCAATCTTTCAGGCCAAAAGCTATCGCCTCGAACGAGTATTGTGCCGTGACTATCAACGATGAAGGAATCGCCAGAGCGTGGGGTGAGTTTCCCGAATTTGATGATGATTACCTCTATTTCCTTCAGGAAAATTTGGGCAATCAAGCGGGACCTGAAGTGATGGAACAAGATGTGCCATTGACTTGGATTAGAAATGAGCAAGCGGTTAAAGTTTACAAAGTTCCGGGAACTGTAACGGGCGGAAACTTCTTTGATCTAAACACCTGGGAAACGGGAGAAGGCGGCACTTGGGAAGACTGGTGGGTAGACAATGGCGAGTTGTTTATGGCTTCGGGAGATCCATTGTCTTTGGCCGAAAGAGATGGCGAGGATATTTCAATTTTCCCCAATCCGACGTCTGATTTTCTAAATCTACCTCTGGAATTGACTGTTCGAGATCGCTATGAAATTTTTGATTCTAAAGGTCAGATTGCAAAGAGTGGAATTGTTAATAATGGTTCAAGAATCGAAGTTGCCAATTTAACTGAAGGGTTTTATGTAATCCGAGTGACCAACATAGATAGAGTCTTAACTTCACGCTTCCTTAAAATTCAGTAG
- a CDS encoding cyanophycinase: MRALGIIAIVLLLFSCQGENTVEPIPKENVSAGPKGKLFIIGGGSRPMEMMEELVNMSVSDNGYILVMSQSSIEPDTSFYYVALQLKEFTDQPVIHVDSVLIQSFSLDSIANADLIYLTGGDQNRFKRNVPESAKEAIRAAYRQGATVAGTSAGAALMSKVMITGDQQNEPEYESTYRRLEYGNAITSEGLGLLDSVLVDQHFVARSRYNRILSVMADLDYPTGAGIEESTALVVLPKGATVVGKGQVLVFSRPAEYTEKNDKIGFKDMNFNAYLQGDTFQLK; the protein is encoded by the coding sequence ATGAGAGCACTAGGAATCATAGCGATCGTCCTTTTGCTGTTTTCCTGCCAAGGAGAAAACACAGTAGAGCCTATTCCTAAAGAAAATGTGAGTGCTGGCCCCAAAGGCAAGTTATTCATCATCGGTGGTGGCTCCAGGCCAATGGAAATGATGGAGGAACTGGTGAATATGTCGGTATCAGACAATGGATACATTCTCGTGATGTCGCAGTCGAGCATTGAGCCCGACACATCGTTTTACTACGTCGCACTTCAACTTAAGGAGTTCACAGATCAACCGGTGATACACGTTGATTCTGTCTTAATACAAAGCTTTTCTTTGGATAGCATTGCAAATGCCGACCTGATCTATTTGACGGGTGGAGATCAGAATCGCTTCAAGCGGAATGTTCCTGAAAGTGCAAAAGAAGCCATCAGGGCAGCTTACCGGCAAGGAGCGACCGTTGCGGGGACTTCTGCAGGAGCCGCATTAATGAGTAAAGTGATGATTACTGGCGATCAACAGAATGAGCCCGAATATGAGTCGACCTACCGCAGATTGGAATATGGCAATGCCATTACCTCTGAGGGCTTAGGACTGCTGGACAGCGTATTGGTCGATCAGCACTTCGTGGCACGGAGCCGCTACAACCGAATCCTTTCTGTTATGGCCGATTTGGACTACCCAACGGGAGCTGGTATTGAAGAGTCCACGGCTTTAGTGGTATTGCCGAAAGGCGCTACCGTAGTGGGAAAAGGGCAGGTGCTGGTTTTCTCAAGACCTGCCGAGTACACCGAGAAAAATGATAAAATTGGTTTTAAAGACATGAATTTTAACGCGTATCTTCAAGGTGATACGTTTCAATTAAAATAG
- a CDS encoding SusD/RagB family nutrient-binding outer membrane lipoprotein — translation MKRFIYLFAVFFVAVSCNLEEINENPNVPTDVPLSTLLPPTQKALADVQGGQLFRINNIFSQHMEGISGRPLDFELYNPDELFVGNAWSDIHLGAIVNLKIIQDKAIEEGSPHYAGVAKILQAQAFGLLTDTWGDVPYFESALGPDEINPEYDSQEVIYDQIQNLLDEAIDHLEEEESIFTPGPDDIIYNGNLANWITAANLLKARYLMHTTKQDPTVAGEVLTYLSQAFTSTAQDFEYPYLGTGEDINPVNGFFESNETMIIDQDYIDLMESLSDPRLDFAFEILPFTGGQRKPGEYFASPESPVELAGYLEQLFLLAEARLRNSDTPGAQSALQEAVALSINEISFGEVPQDQIDTYLEDNANLSGSFEEDLEIIIREKYIALFTTPEPWTDFRRTGYPELQPNENGASAANPNGEIPRRLIYPQSERLRNQSFPSVNPTMQDRFWWDE, via the coding sequence ATGAAAAGATTTATCTACCTATTCGCCGTTTTCTTCGTTGCCGTTTCGTGCAATTTGGAAGAAATCAATGAGAATCCCAATGTTCCGACAGATGTTCCCCTTAGCACACTATTACCGCCTACGCAAAAAGCGCTAGCGGATGTGCAAGGTGGGCAGCTCTTTCGGATTAACAATATATTCTCGCAACACATGGAGGGAATTAGTGGTCGCCCTTTAGATTTTGAACTTTACAATCCCGATGAGCTGTTTGTAGGAAATGCATGGAGTGATATACACCTAGGAGCCATTGTCAACTTAAAGATCATCCAAGATAAGGCCATTGAAGAAGGCTCTCCGCACTACGCTGGTGTTGCAAAGATTTTACAGGCGCAGGCTTTTGGCCTTCTTACTGATACTTGGGGTGATGTCCCGTATTTCGAATCAGCACTCGGGCCTGATGAAATTAACCCTGAGTATGATTCCCAAGAAGTGATTTATGACCAAATCCAAAATCTCTTGGATGAAGCCATCGACCACCTTGAGGAGGAAGAGAGCATCTTTACACCTGGTCCCGATGATATCATTTACAACGGAAACCTTGCCAATTGGATTACCGCGGCAAATTTGCTCAAAGCTCGGTACCTCATGCACACCACCAAGCAAGACCCGACAGTAGCCGGAGAAGTATTAACTTACTTATCTCAGGCATTTACGTCGACTGCTCAGGACTTCGAGTATCCCTATCTGGGAACTGGTGAGGATATTAATCCGGTGAATGGGTTTTTTGAATCAAATGAGACCATGATTATCGACCAAGATTATATTGATTTGATGGAATCGTTGAGTGACCCTAGACTAGACTTTGCTTTTGAAATACTACCCTTTACAGGTGGACAACGAAAGCCGGGCGAGTATTTTGCATCGCCGGAATCACCCGTTGAGCTGGCAGGTTATTTAGAGCAACTTTTCCTCTTGGCAGAAGCTCGCCTCAGAAACTCAGATACACCTGGCGCTCAGTCTGCGCTGCAAGAAGCAGTGGCACTATCGATAAATGAAATTTCTTTTGGTGAGGTTCCTCAGGACCAAATTGATACTTACCTCGAGGATAATGCGAATCTCTCGGGATCTTTTGAAGAAGATTTAGAGATCATTATCCGAGAAAAGTACATTGCTCTTTTCACTACCCCAGAACCTTGGACCGATTTTCGCCGCACTGGATATCCGGAATTGCAGCCAAATGAGAATGGAGCTTCCGCGGCGAATCCAAACGGAGAAATTCCCCGTCGACTTATTTACCCGCAGAGCGAGCGACTAAGAAATCAAAGTTTTCCTTCAGTGAATCCAACTATGCAAGACCGATTTTGGTGGGACGAATGA
- a CDS encoding SusC/RagA family TonB-linked outer membrane protein encodes MKLINAFVALLSLSVFSFSGFAQESVTGTVTDAQTGEALPGVSVVLKGTTNGVPTNLDGEFTLKLSQEEIENDTLEFRFLGYKVLVRPIGGRTVIDAFLKPDQELLDEVVITAIGIEKDKRKLGYSVTEVQGDEIIKSRETNIVNALNSKVAGVQVTSTSGSPGASSVVRIRGNTSINGNNEPLYVIDGIPIDNSYRGSNFTDQANRAIDIDPNDIESMTVLKGGAASVLYGLRASNGAIIINTKQGKKGKTKVTFSSTTTFDVVNKLPEKQSIFAQGDNGQFVRGSNFSWGPRIDTMFNSSIDDEFLVPASDPTATTGARSFDNSENFFQTGVTLNNSLSITGGNDQSSFYLGLADLRQTGIIPLTEFNRTSIRLTGSTQVSEKLRVRASANYITSKADRAQKGSNLSGVMLGLMRTPPSYDLTNGSSNPVNDESAWSEPDGTQRTYHGAYDNPYWSVNKNRNEESLNRLIGFVEASWQPFEWMNVMNRTGVDTYSEQRKSYWDRQSNEFTDLGGAIFDETFNQRNITNDLIVTIDHEIASDFNAQYIIGHSFQDFNSTSYVVDGFDFVVDDFYDMSNIASINVTADDFLDRKRIIGLFGDFSFDYKRTYYLTLTGRNDWSSTLPADNNSFFYPSVSLGFVPTEMLYLGVLEYVKLRGSYAVTGNDAFASYLTSNFFVSGGSTQGQLSYFPASVIGNNELSPEFTRSFEIGTDVRTRNNRVGLDLTYYHTSSVDQIVQIPIANSTGYSSVITNIGEIENQGIEALVNVNVVEREVSKPNKVWWNTSLNFTRNRSEVIELTDGLDNIALPSNGLASTQSRVVVGEQYGVLFGFVWERDDAGNILVNENGLPIRSAEADIIGDPNPGFTIGWRNNIGWRNWELTFLLDIRKGGDIYNGTRAVMTSLGTHEDTEDRNEEIIFEGVFASGENAGQANDVSVRKEDLYRSYGLVNVSEEFVEEVNWVRMRDVSLTYNFSPAFLDKIGIERASLSLTARNLFLITNYTGIDPETSLGGGSNAFGRDYFNNPNTRSYGFNLTVTL; translated from the coding sequence ATGAAATTAATTAACGCCTTCGTCGCGTTGCTGAGCCTTTCGGTTTTCTCATTTTCCGGATTTGCTCAGGAGTCAGTTACCGGAACGGTTACTGACGCCCAAACGGGGGAAGCCTTGCCGGGAGTTTCGGTTGTGTTAAAGGGCACAACAAACGGAGTTCCCACCAACCTTGACGGTGAGTTCACTTTAAAACTATCACAAGAAGAAATTGAAAATGACACGTTGGAATTTCGATTCCTTGGCTATAAAGTTCTTGTGAGACCTATCGGCGGACGGACGGTTATCGATGCATTCCTTAAACCTGATCAAGAATTACTTGATGAGGTCGTAATTACTGCCATCGGTATCGAAAAAGACAAACGCAAATTGGGCTACTCGGTAACAGAAGTCCAAGGTGACGAAATAATTAAGTCACGTGAAACCAATATTGTCAATGCACTGAACTCAAAGGTGGCGGGTGTTCAAGTTACATCTACTTCGGGTAGTCCGGGGGCTTCCTCGGTAGTTCGTATCAGGGGAAATACTTCCATCAATGGGAACAACGAGCCACTTTATGTTATCGACGGAATTCCCATAGACAATAGCTACCGCGGTTCGAATTTTACGGATCAGGCCAATCGGGCTATCGACATTGATCCCAACGATATCGAGAGCATGACCGTGCTGAAAGGTGGAGCTGCCTCCGTACTCTACGGTTTACGTGCCTCCAATGGGGCTATCATCATCAACACCAAGCAAGGAAAAAAGGGCAAAACGAAAGTGACGTTTAGCTCTACGACGACTTTTGACGTAGTCAATAAACTGCCTGAAAAGCAGAGCATTTTCGCACAGGGGGATAACGGGCAATTCGTTCGTGGCTCCAATTTTTCTTGGGGACCTAGGATTGATACCATGTTCAATTCATCGATCGATGATGAATTCTTAGTGCCGGCCTCCGATCCCACTGCAACTACAGGCGCTCGGAGTTTTGACAATTCTGAGAACTTTTTTCAAACGGGTGTCACTCTAAACAATAGTCTTAGCATAACGGGAGGTAATGACCAGTCATCCTTCTACCTTGGACTGGCAGACTTGCGTCAAACGGGAATTATTCCGCTGACGGAATTTAACCGAACCAGCATTCGCTTGACGGGTAGTACTCAAGTAAGTGAAAAATTGAGAGTGCGCGCCAGTGCCAATTATATCACCAGTAAGGCAGATCGCGCCCAAAAAGGGAGCAATCTATCGGGTGTAATGCTTGGTCTTATGCGCACACCGCCTTCTTACGATCTGACAAATGGTAGCAGCAACCCCGTAAATGATGAATCGGCATGGTCAGAGCCCGACGGCACTCAACGCACTTACCACGGAGCTTACGATAATCCGTATTGGTCCGTTAATAAGAATAGAAATGAAGAATCACTTAATCGATTGATCGGATTTGTTGAGGCCAGCTGGCAACCCTTCGAATGGATGAATGTGATGAACCGAACGGGAGTGGACACCTATTCCGAGCAACGCAAGAGCTATTGGGACCGCCAGTCGAATGAGTTTACGGATTTGGGAGGAGCAATCTTCGATGAAACTTTTAACCAGCGAAATATTACCAACGATTTGATCGTGACAATTGACCACGAAATTGCCTCCGATTTCAATGCTCAATACATCATTGGACACAGCTTTCAGGATTTTAATTCGACTTCCTACGTTGTCGACGGATTTGACTTTGTGGTAGATGATTTCTACGATATGTCCAATATCGCTTCTATCAATGTTACGGCGGACGATTTTCTCGATAGGAAAAGAATCATCGGATTGTTCGGAGATTTTTCTTTCGACTACAAGCGAACTTACTACTTGACTTTAACAGGTAGAAACGACTGGTCAAGTACGCTTCCCGCCGACAACAATTCGTTTTTCTACCCTTCGGTAAGTCTTGGGTTTGTACCTACTGAAATGTTGTACTTGGGCGTGTTGGAATATGTAAAGCTCAGAGGTAGTTATGCAGTGACTGGAAACGATGCTTTTGCTTCCTACCTCACCAGTAATTTTTTCGTGAGCGGAGGCTCGACTCAAGGTCAACTGTCATACTTCCCTGCTTCTGTTATCGGTAACAATGAGCTGAGTCCTGAGTTTACCCGATCATTCGAAATTGGTACGGATGTACGAACCAGAAACAACAGAGTAGGTTTGGATCTTACCTATTACCACACTTCTTCAGTCGATCAAATCGTGCAAATACCGATTGCTAATTCTACAGGATATTCTTCTGTGATTACGAATATTGGGGAAATCGAAAATCAAGGAATTGAGGCTTTGGTAAATGTGAATGTGGTTGAGCGAGAAGTTTCTAAGCCCAACAAGGTTTGGTGGAACACCTCACTTAATTTCACCCGAAACAGAAGTGAGGTCATTGAACTCACCGATGGTCTTGATAATATTGCCTTGCCGAGCAACGGATTAGCGAGTACGCAAAGTAGGGTCGTGGTTGGAGAGCAATACGGTGTTCTCTTTGGATTTGTATGGGAAAGAGATGATGCCGGAAATATTTTGGTGAATGAAAATGGACTTCCCATAAGGAGTGCCGAAGCTGACATTATCGGGGACCCAAATCCCGGTTTTACCATTGGCTGGCGAAACAATATCGGTTGGCGAAATTGGGAATTAACTTTCTTGTTGGATATCCGAAAAGGTGGTGATATCTACAATGGAACTCGTGCCGTCATGACATCACTCGGAACACATGAAGATACCGAAGACCGCAATGAAGAAATTATCTTCGAAGGAGTATTTGCCAGTGGTGAGAATGCAGGGCAGGCAAACGACGTCTCTGTAAGGAAAGAGGATCTCTACCGAAGCTATGGTTTGGTAAATGTATCTGAAGAGTTTGTTGAGGAAGTCAATTGGGTCAGAATGAGAGACGTCTCTTTGACTTACAATTTTTCTCCTGCCTTCTTGGATAAGATTGGAATTGAAAGAGCATCGCTCAGCCTTACAGCTCGAAACCTTTTCTTAATTACCAATTATACCGGGATTGATCCCGAAACCTCGCTCGGTGGCGGATCAAACGCCTTTGGCCGAGACTATTTCAATAACCCGAACACCAGAAGCTACGGGTTCAACCTAACTGTAACGTTATAG
- a CDS encoding choice-of-anchor J domain-containing protein: MNKVYLLALAILGFGTMQAQLYFDDFEGNSLEGYTLYNLDGLTPDDPDLDTMADSAWTIRNITSQGWEFGLSAFSVSWYANDEGPSDDWLVTPGIAIGEGAILEWDAMAITSSGLFRDRYQVFISSSPELDDLGLLAPEFTMGDTGEVDFPIHRTLDLGALGYANETIYVAFRNNTQPFVPGGGSGPGNGGNELAIDNIEVNDETTLSVSKNETFEYVRVQPNPVAQGASINLSVSLNTSETISIEVMNISGKIHTVISNRILPAGPNLISIDRNGLAQGIYFLRLRAGENTSVVRTVLN; encoded by the coding sequence ATGAACAAAGTTTACCTACTCGCCTTGGCGATTCTTGGGTTTGGCACAATGCAAGCTCAACTTTATTTTGACGACTTCGAAGGCAATAGCCTTGAAGGATATACGCTCTACAATTTGGATGGCTTAACACCTGACGATCCCGATTTGGATACTATGGCCGATAGTGCTTGGACGATACGAAACATCACTTCTCAAGGCTGGGAATTTGGCTTGAGCGCATTTTCCGTCTCTTGGTATGCAAATGATGAAGGGCCTAGCGATGATTGGCTCGTGACTCCTGGCATTGCCATAGGCGAAGGAGCCATTTTGGAATGGGACGCCATGGCCATCACTTCAAGCGGCCTTTTTAGAGATCGCTATCAGGTTTTTATCAGCAGCAGTCCCGAGCTTGATGACCTCGGCTTATTGGCGCCAGAATTCACCATGGGCGATACGGGAGAAGTAGACTTCCCCATACACCGAACGCTTGATCTCGGTGCACTTGGCTATGCCAATGAAACCATTTATGTGGCTTTCAGAAACAATACTCAACCTTTCGTTCCCGGTGGTGGTAGTGGCCCCGGAAACGGTGGAAATGAATTGGCCATTGACAATATCGAAGTGAATGATGAAACGACTTTGAGCGTTAGCAAAAACGAGACTTTCGAATATGTCAGAGTTCAACCCAATCCTGTTGCCCAAGGTGCTTCCATCAATTTGTCAGTTTCGTTAAACACATCCGAAACGATTTCAATTGAAGTGATGAATATTAGCGGCAAGATTCACACAGTGATCTCAAACCGCATTTTACCTGCAGGTCCGAATTTGATTAGTATTGATCGAAACGGCTTAGCTCAAGGCATTTACTTCTTGAGGCTGCGCGCTGGTGAAAACACTTCCGTCGTAAGGACTGTTCTTAACTAA
- a CDS encoding isoaspartyl peptidase/L-asparaginase has translation MKNFSLAIHGGAGTILKSAMTEKKEKQYHRALKNSLKAGEKILAKGGSALNAVEAAVMVMEDSELFNAGKGSVFTHEGDHEMDASIMDGSDRNAGAVAGVRRVKNPIRLCKEILHHCEHVFLIGDGAEKFAELRKLDIETKDYFSTDYRFGQLQRIRNTHQTLLDHSDHELKKFGTVGAVARDQKGNLAAATSTGGITNKRYMRVGDTSIIGSGTYAENGVCAISSTGWGEYYIRAVAAYDVAAMMKYGNKSLEEAAGEVINKIIPKMGGDGGMIGVDAEGNVVMPFNTDGMYRGFIKSTGERETSIYA, from the coding sequence ATGAAAAACTTTTCACTAGCCATTCACGGAGGAGCAGGAACGATTCTCAAATCGGCGATGACCGAAAAAAAAGAAAAACAATACCACAGAGCATTGAAGAACTCGCTGAAGGCCGGTGAAAAAATTCTCGCCAAAGGAGGTTCGGCACTGAATGCAGTCGAAGCTGCCGTGATGGTGATGGAAGACTCTGAACTTTTTAATGCAGGTAAAGGATCCGTTTTTACCCATGAAGGCGACCATGAAATGGATGCTTCCATTATGGATGGATCTGATAGAAATGCGGGAGCAGTTGCCGGAGTAAGGCGCGTGAAAAACCCCATACGACTCTGCAAAGAAATACTGCATCACTGCGAGCACGTTTTCTTGATTGGCGATGGTGCCGAAAAGTTTGCAGAACTGAGAAAACTGGATATTGAAACGAAAGACTATTTCTCGACCGATTACCGCTTCGGACAACTGCAGAGAATCCGCAACACACATCAAACATTGCTCGATCACTCTGATCACGAATTGAAAAAATTCGGAACCGTCGGAGCGGTTGCCAGAGATCAAAAAGGCAACTTGGCTGCGGCAACTTCTACCGGTGGAATTACCAATAAGCGCTATATGCGGGTCGGTGACACGTCTATCATAGGTTCGGGAACCTATGCTGAAAATGGTGTGTGTGCCATTTCATCTACCGGCTGGGGCGAGTACTACATCAGAGCAGTGGCCGCTTACGATGTGGCCGCCATGATGAAATATGGCAATAAATCATTGGAGGAAGCCGCAGGAGAAGTCATTAATAAAATTATCCCGAAAATGGGCGGCGACGGAGGTATGATAGGTGTAGATGCAGAAGGAAACGTCGTGATGCCTTTCAATACGGACGGGATGTACAGAGGATTTATTAAGTCCACTGGCGAGAGGGAAACGTCGATATACGCTTAG
- a CDS encoding DUF5723 family protein, with protein sequence MKKLIYILAILFSAQGYAQSSGQIGHFDLVPQRIYANPAFQPKAKFNIAFPALGNVYVQHGNNWIQPQNFVEGDNSVLSPESILAAIDDEATTSFTAGVELFHAGLRFGKHYVHIRAAERVQTRLNLPVDIFNLAVYGNVGSYQFEDNTANFSNLAFDAIHFREYAAGFNTQITDKINVGVTAKYLYGMEVIQTEKSSLKLRTDPNTYELTTSGQFQVNTSGINSLVSDNGETPTVEEYLLKKNNTGFAFDLGGTYEVIDGLQLQISAHDIGFIRWKDDIANYQTNDASFAFDGVDLTEFLFQEDADFSDEFQNEADSLLNELEETFGFDKTEGDFKTGLNGFMRYGAAYTVFENEKFTGTGWCNVTHGIGESLIDFQASLGYNQTLWNSIQAGVHMTKSGDLPFTLGGGLSLNAGFFQVYAMVENFNVAPLAEVTIISEDNPSDRSTVILPASAADLRVHFGINFTFNRDFESNQGSGRAMMRR encoded by the coding sequence ATGAAGAAACTGATTTATATTCTTGCAATTCTATTTTCGGCTCAGGGCTATGCTCAATCGAGTGGGCAAATCGGACACTTCGATTTGGTGCCTCAACGAATTTATGCCAATCCTGCTTTTCAGCCAAAGGCCAAGTTTAACATTGCTTTTCCCGCTTTGGGTAACGTATATGTGCAACATGGAAACAACTGGATTCAACCGCAGAACTTCGTTGAAGGTGATAATTCGGTTCTCTCACCTGAGTCGATTCTAGCTGCGATTGATGACGAAGCTACCACATCATTTACAGCCGGGGTTGAACTTTTTCATGCTGGTTTGCGATTTGGAAAACACTACGTTCACATCAGAGCCGCCGAGAGAGTGCAAACGAGATTAAATCTGCCGGTAGATATTTTCAACCTGGCAGTATACGGAAACGTTGGGTCTTACCAATTTGAAGACAACACGGCAAATTTTTCAAACCTCGCTTTTGACGCCATTCATTTCAGAGAATATGCTGCAGGGTTCAACACTCAGATTACCGATAAAATAAATGTGGGTGTAACTGCAAAATACCTTTATGGCATGGAGGTGATCCAAACGGAGAAATCATCATTGAAGCTGCGTACTGACCCGAATACCTATGAGCTTACAACATCGGGTCAATTTCAGGTCAATACATCGGGTATCAATTCCTTGGTTTCTGATAATGGTGAAACGCCAACGGTTGAGGAGTATCTCTTGAAGAAAAATAACACAGGTTTTGCCTTTGACTTAGGTGGAACCTACGAAGTCATTGATGGGTTGCAATTGCAAATATCAGCTCATGATATTGGGTTTATTCGTTGGAAAGACGATATCGCCAATTACCAAACTAATGATGCAAGTTTTGCTTTTGACGGTGTTGATCTAACTGAATTTCTTTTTCAGGAAGATGCTGACTTTTCCGACGAATTTCAAAACGAGGCAGACAGCCTCTTAAACGAACTGGAAGAAACATTTGGTTTTGATAAAACAGAAGGGGATTTTAAGACAGGCCTCAACGGATTTATGCGTTATGGCGCGGCTTACACTGTTTTTGAAAATGAGAAGTTTACCGGAACAGGATGGTGCAATGTTACTCACGGCATTGGCGAAAGCCTGATCGATTTTCAAGCCTCCTTGGGATATAATCAAACCCTTTGGAATTCAATTCAAGCAGGAGTTCATATGACCAAATCAGGTGATTTACCTTTCACCTTGGGCGGTGGATTATCTCTAAATGCAGGATTCTTTCAAGTCTACGCTATGGTAGAAAACTTTAACGTAGCACCTCTTGCCGAGGTCACAATCATTAGCGAAGACAATCCGTCAGATCGGTCGACCGTCATACTCCCTGCTTCTGCCGCAGATTTAAGAGTGCATTTTGGAATAAACTTCACCTTCAACAGGGATTTTGAATCCAATCAAGGAAGCGGACGCGCAATGATGAGGCGCTAA